Proteins co-encoded in one Setaria viridis chromosome 9, Setaria_viridis_v4.0, whole genome shotgun sequence genomic window:
- the LOC140221525 gene encoding uncharacterized protein, with amino-acid sequence MSSAKLRRRECRAGNGTTTAAASPLPPPPPPIPLDPLLEILARTDATTVVRCAATSKPVRRAIAGPDFRHAITARRATDGGGGFDPSLLLGFSCVHRGSCTDDPARVAQQALRGNRLRFDAGLLEAFEPVAARGGLVVLRQREAASAPKLRVCNSLTGDTTCLPPAAVQDEYPPALVAVGDAGRSFELLIADRCLRTQTFSSKEGKWRAVVDTRLLPRHCYDVPSGNGAHPVVLGAGTIIHWLCHRCLDPGVKVLDTGTGQATQIELPPDYLTRVRYSQRLDTGFLLAASPDGRLGLLVPEAGAIAMWTLAEDDGSARWTRQVVIRRQAIARAAMEGPSYSVRFLGFGERSGAVMLQMEGVGLVQLDLGSKEAVVLGHEFKQIGQTDLFQLCLHETDLCSLLQSMKPF; translated from the coding sequence ATGTCGTCCGCCAAGCTCCGCCGACGTGAGTGCCGAGCAGGCAACGGCACAACGACCGCGGCGGCATCaccgctgcccccgccgccgccgcccatcccgcTCGACCCACTCCTCGAGATCCTGGCGCGCACGGACGCGACCACGGTCGTCCGCTGCGCCGCGACCTCCAAGCCCGTCCgccgcgccatcgccggcccGGACTTCCGCCACGCCAtcaccgcccgccgcgccacggacggcggcggcggcttcgacccctccctcctcctcggcttctCCTGCGTGCACCGCGGGTCCTGCACCGACGACCCCGCTCGTGTCGCGCAGCAGGCGCTCCGCGGAAACCGCCTCCGCTTCGACGCCGGCCTCCTGGAGGCGTTCGAACCCgtggccgcgcgcggcggcctcgtcgtcctccgccaGCGGGAGGCAGCCAGCGCCCCCAAGCTGCGCGTCTGCAATAGCCTCACCGGCGACACGACCTGCCTGCCTCCTGCGGCCGTGCAGGACGAGTACCCGCCGGCGTTGGTCGCGGTCGGAGACGCCGGCCGCTCCTTCGAGCTGCTCATCGCCGACCGGTGCCTGCGAACGCAGACCTTCTCGTCCAAGGAAGGCAAATGGCGAGCCGTCGTCGACACccgcctcctgccgcgccaTTGCTACGACGTTCCGTCCGGCAATGGCGCCCACCCCGTCGTCCTCGGAGCCGGCACCATCATCCACTGGCTGTGCCACAGATGCCTCGACCCCGGCGTCAAGGTCCTGGACACCGGCACAGGGCAGGCGACGCAGATCGAGCTGCCCCCGGACTACCTCACCAGGGTGAGGTACTCCCAGCGCCTCGACACGGGGTTCCTCCTGGCCGCGTCGCCGGACGGAAGGCTGGGCCTGCTGGTCCCGGAGGCCGGCGCCATAGCGATGTGGACCCTGGCGGAGGACGACGGCTCGGCGAGGTGGACCCGGCAGGTGGTGATCCGGAGGCAGGCCATCGCCAGGGCGGCCATGGAGGGCCCGAGCTACTCGGTGCGGTTCCTGGGGTTCGGGGAGAGGAGCGGCGCCGTGATGCTGCAGATGGAGGGGGTTGGGCTCGTCCAGCTCGACCTGGGATCGAAGGAGGCCGTCGTCCTCGGCCACGAGTTCAAGCAAATCGGCCAGACTGACCTGTTTCAGCTGTGCTTGCATGAGACCGATTTGTGTTCGTTGCTCCAATCCATGAAACCTTTCTGA